Below is a genomic region from Medicago truncatula cultivar Jemalong A17 chromosome 3, MtrunA17r5.0-ANR, whole genome shotgun sequence.
TTTCTCTTGAAGAGCACAATGAGGTATGTCATACAATATTATATTGTCATTCGATTAGTGAAACTTATCATGTCATTTCTAGTATCATGCCGGTTTCCAcagtaaaacaaataaaataagttgaTAATGTGTGTTAAAATGTGCGACCTTAGTATTTCTCTTTTCaaacatgaaaaaataatacAGGGAAGGGAAAGAAGAATGGATACAATTTGACTCGAGTCCTTATGGTTGCTCGTCCGCATTTGATGTTGCTTCCCCAATACTTCGTGAAGTTACTTATGCTTTGCATTCTATGGGCATTCCAGTAGAACAGGTAAAAAGCACTAAGGAGTTCTTAAGTTGATTAACTAGATTACTTGTAATTAAGACTGATTCTGTTTGATTTACATTGGATTTATGATGGATAATTTAACAAGTGCACCAAATCACACAAGTAATAAAGTCTGATTCTGTTTGATCATCATTAATGTGTTATCCGTATGTGGAATGATGgacttggaaaaaaaatttggatgGAAAAGGATATAGGTTTTAGATCAGGGCATTTTTAGTGAGAGAGCGTGATAGTGATAGGGGTAGATACTTTGATCACATGGTTTAAATAGATGTTCATGTTTCAAAAGAGAGGTTAGGGTAGCTAATGAGAAGTAGGTATAAGGTAACATGGTCAGTGACATAAAGACATGTAAGCAAGAGTGATATGTACTAATGATGAGTTGTAAAAGCTAGCATAAAAATCGTGTGAAAGAAGGAAGGAATGTTCTAGACGTTCAAAATGGCaagtgatgtatctagtctatatttataCCGAGATACATtacttatttaatgaatttaaaaagtcaatagtttcttataataagaacTAGAGGGAGTAATATATCTCGGTTAGGTTACAAAGCCAAGTATTAATAGCTAGCTATAACCTAGAATATGTTCAaagatgattagaagttgaaaCACCTTAAAAACAagatacattaaaaatatagtttaaGTTGTACCATAAATGGACTCAATTGATCACATGTTTCCAACTATATCATAAAGGTTCATCGAACATTTAATTCTCAACTATGAGAGTCTAGTTACACATGATAACGATAACCAATAACATATTCAAAGGGTAAGAGAAATATACATGAACAACTATGAGGTAGATCTTCAAAATTGTTTCTAAGACTTGAAAATGCCACTTTGGGGTTGTTAGATCTCACTTTACGCATCAAGGACGTCAAGATTTGGATCCCCCAGTCATGGTTGAAATTAGGTCTTTATAGCCTTTTTTTTCGCCGCACATACACCACCTAAGAATCCATGTGCCTCACACATGACCTTCATTAATGTGTTGTCAAATTGTTATTATCGTGTTGACGTAAGTTTAGAGGGTTCAAAAGTTGTCATGCGCCTCACACATGGTGAGGAGAGTTTCTCCGTTTTGCTCTCAATTTTTGAAGTTTCCAAGCATTTTCTCTTTTGATATACATGTCTTCTGACTTGGGACAGAAATCTCCCATGTAAAGTCGGCTCATAATTTCTTCAATGTAACAACTCTAATACCTCGGTAAACTCTACCAAAAAGAGACTTACACCTATAGAGTCTTCTGGTCAGGGAAATAGAATGATATGAAAAGACTATATTTAGTATAATACCTATTTTTCCCAAAACCATGAGTAACTCACCGTGAAACCATTTAAAAACGTAAAATAAAGTTACTAAACAGCTTGATAAAACACTTAAATACATGATATGAcgatgttaatttatgtttgttaaaaaaattcctttGCATTATTAGGAGTGTATGAGATTCAATACTTTCTATTTCTTTGGTGAATATGATTTGGAGCATGATTTCTAATACATGTGACCCATTCtctgaattattttaattgcagTTGCATGTGGAAACCGGAAAAGGTCAATTTGAGCTGGTTTTGGGTCATACCATTTGTACCAAAGCTGCTGACAACTTAGTATATACACGTGAAGCTGTTAGGGCAATTGCTAGAAAACATGGCTTGCTTGCAACTTTTATTCCAAAGTAAGTGCCAtgttcaattatttttcaattcagCAAtagttgacattttttttttcaaaatttatttggttaactaTGTGGAAAAATAGTGGTAACGCGCATTTTAATTGTGTGACCATATTTTTCAGCTTCTAAATATGGTCATGCAATTGAAAAAGGATAAATATTGGTAGACCACCTTTTTTTATACCACTTGTGTACACCCCTTATGTGGCAGGGATAATTTAGGTATTTTaccattttctctttcattgtcctcttctcctttctctctctaaacacAACAATTTCCCTCTCTCTCACCACCACATATCCGCTGTCAGCGCCACCCTCATCAACAATttctttaaatattaaaaaaacaaaaaaacaaaatcaaattctatGTGTCCCATATTCATAACAAATCCAAGATTTCATCTTTTCACAGCTATCCAGAACCAAATTCTATTTTGAAACTTTGCAACAACAACAGAGCAGATGCTTTTGAGATTAATATCAAGTTTGTGTTTTTGAAAATCAGGAGATCTTAAAGAGTTGTTGATAGTGATTATTATGCTGTTTTGAAAACAGTGAAGGAGATTGGAGAGAATAAGAGCTAGGATTGGATTTGAGAGAATTTtgggtttgatgaatttttctggaTGGATAAGGATGAAATTGGAAttattgaagatgaagattgttgttgtttctatCATTTTCTGGTTTAAGTGATGGTAAGgaaaagatgatgaagattggaATTGTTAGAATTTGGAATAGATGAggaaagagggagaagagatgGTGAAAGAAAGAgacggaagagagagagagagtgagagaattattttttgagttttttttgtttgtgggGACCATCAGAACAAATGTCACAATTGTAGTTGGTGGTATAAGTATGTATGCCACATGAGGTTGTATGGGTATCACTACTCATTGAAAAAATATGATCACACAGAccatatatttaattaactgAAATTTTCCAGAGTGGTACAGAGGGGAGTGTACAAGAGTGTCAACCTATCTTTATTCTTTTCCATTTGTTATTATATCATCAATCGAAACAATAAATGCTAATAAAATCTCACACACTCAGAGAAATTGtcctgtaacaaaaaaaaattgatccatgAAAAAACTACTTTGTCTACTCAAAGGTGTGTTTCAGAGTTGGCTTTTGAAGGAGAAGACTTTGGAtcatattttgataaatatttgatattttaaaataaaattaaaagaacaacTTGATATTATATGgtatcatgtttttttaaaagcttttaaaatatcaaattatatattcaaataTAGACTTAGCCCTCAAAGTATTTCCCTACATAACCCTTCAAAATCCTAGTCGCAAACACATTGTTAGAGTTGATAAACTCCTATTTCATCCTTTATATAACACATAAGTAAACAATTTGAAGTGCATAATAACAATGTTATGTTGTACTATTGAAGGTACACATTAGATGATGTGGGATCTGGATGCCATGTGCATCTAAGCTTGTGGCAGAATGGCCAAAATGTATTTATGTCATCTGATGAATCATCAAAGTATGGAATATCAACTTTGGGGAAAGAATTCATGGCTGGAATTCTACACCATCTTCCTTCTATTTTGCCATTTGTAGCACCACTTCCTATCAGGTTTCTATTCTCTATGACCACTCATTCTTCTAAATATTAATGTTGTCTTCATACACAAAAAATTTCCATATTATTTGAGAGTCGAGGTTAAGGGTAATTTATAAACACTAACTCTTCAATCCATCCCTTGAGGTCGGAAAACAAATTATGTATCTTAATTTGATTGCAGTTATGATAGGTTGAACCCGACCACATGGGGTTCATACTTGTTATGGGGAAATGAAAATAGGAATGCTCCATTGCGAACTTGTTCACCTGGAATTCCCGGTGGTTTAGTgagtaattttgagtttaaaccATTTGATGGTACTGCAAACCCATACTTGGGCTTAGCTGCTACAATTGCTGCTGGCATTGATGGCCTTCGTCGACATCTTTCTCTTCCTGAGCCTATTGGTAAGATAATATAAACTATAAGTCTTTTTCCCTTTCTAATCTGCTACCATTTTCGTTGGCACTGCTCTTTTATGGTTCTTTTGCTGATTTGTATTATGattgcataatatttttttggttcttacaattttagaatttgtataaaatatttaattgaataatgaaCTTCATATTTTATGTATGAAACAGACATAGATCCAAATCTAGACAACCTTCAGAGATTGCCAAAATCACTCTCAGAATCTTTGGAAGCTCTCCATAAGACTGATTTCTTTGATGAATTTATCGGTCAGAAGTTGCTAACTATCATAGAAGCAATTGGAAAGgtaaatattttgaattgttttgTTGTACGCCATATTTTAACTTAGATGAAATTAAATTTGTATGTTGCTTTTAACACTTGGGTAGATTTTTGGGCACTATCCAATAATTGCACTTCTTGATCGTAATGAAAATCAGACTACTCATATTTTAAGTTGTACGTATATCTAAGTCTATTTAGTGAAGGTTGATTATGAATTGTATGATTATCAtccattgaataaataaaagaaaactagagtttgtctttaatttttgtttttactaaatCAATTTTCTATAAGGTAATTGAGTTCCTTAAAAATCCTCCGGAGTTTATGTATAAAGTCCTAAATTTTTCCACCACCCCCTTTCATCTTTACATGGTTCTCTCAACCAAACTAATAATTCTGATGCTTCATTAATATGTTACTTGTGATGCAAGGCTGAAATTGATCAATACTCGAAGAACAAGGACGCATACAAGCAACTCATCCACCGCTATTGATTTCGACGAATTAATGTGACTTGAGATGTCAAACTATTGGTTGTCTTATTTTCTTGGGCAAgattgttttgatgaatttttcaaatagaaatttattgttattcgtttaaaaaaaattcctttttcactttaatttttctgtttattttgtaattagGAAAGTAAACTATCATTGTGTGTAATTTGTGAGGCAAGACTGTTTTGATGTCAAACTACTATGTTTATTGTCATGCCagactgaaattgatcaatacTCGAAGAACAAGGACACatacaattttcttttgtttatattttttagatattcattttttctttaacaATGCATAACAATTAGTaattattaaaacaaataaatcatggAAGCTAATTCCTTCTCCCTTGTTCCTACTTACTCCATAAATCATTGAAGCTAATTTGCTTCTGTTAATGCCACCAATGATAAACTCTTCAAAAGCATTATCATGTTTAGTCAAAGGTCTTTGACATTGTCAACAAATTGTTCATGAGTTAGTTTAGAAAATACCTCATCATCATCAGAGTTTGAACCAGATTTTGCATCAGAAGTTGTAGTGGCCATCAGGGCCAAATtagcttcttcatcttcttccttttcacATTCTAAGTCTTCATCAAATTTGTCCTATGTTGCCATAAGACTCTTCTTAAGTTTCCTCCTGTAACTTTCTTTCCTAGAACTCTCCTTCTTTGACTTGTCTTTCTGTAACTCTAgacaatcagcaatgaaatgaccaagTTTCTTGCAGCGGAAGCAACCCTTACGTTCTTCCTTCCTATTCTTGAAACTTGATTCTTTTGACCCATTGCTTTTACCTAGTAACCTTATCTTCTTGGTCAAGTAATACAATATTTTGGTTAAATAAGCCATCTTTTCAAGCCTTGAATCATCTTCGGAATCTCCATCAAGAACTTCTTCTTCTGACTCAGCAGTCTTTAATGTTTTGGCAGATTTTTCCTTGGATGTCAAAGAAATAGACTTCGACTTCTTAGCAGGTTCATCTCAAACAAGTTCAATCTCATGATATTTGAGAGAGCTTATCAGATTCTCCAAGCTCAATGTGTTCAAATCCCTTGCTTCGTTAATGCTTGTAACATTTGGTCTAAATTAACATGGCAGGAGGCTCCTAAGAATCTTCTTGACATGATCAGGTACATTATAACTTTTTGCTCAAAACCTAAAGGCCTGATACAAAAATTAGAAAGCTTGAATACATGGTTTtaatatcttcatctttctttattttaaaaagctcatactgatgaactaacTAGTTAGccttagcctcttttacttgtTGGTTTCCCTCATAGGTAAAAAACAGTAACTAAAAAAATAGCTTTTGTAGTAGATTTATCCAAGCTCTTGATATACTCTGAATGAGGTATTGCATCCACCAGAATCCCTCGTACTCTATGATGCTTTTTGTATTCTTTCTTTTGAGTAGCAGTCAAGCTTTTCCTGTCTGTCACTTTTCATTTTGTATCAACAAGTGTAACACCGTCTTCAATTATGTCACATAGTTCATTCAACACCAATGATGTAACCGTACATTTTGCTTTTTCACCATAAAATTTGCGTAATTTCTCCACTGAAAGATGGAGGTTTTACTGAAAAGTTGTGCTTTTCATTAGTGATGTTGTAATCATAGTTGATAGCAGCGTTGTGATTTCTGCCTGAAACAGTAGGACCAAAACCACTCTCATCAGTAGACATGTTTTTCTCTATGAATCTTTAATTGTGGCACGGTTAAGTGGTTGAGCACAAACCGTACTTTGATACCAACTGAAGGTGAGTAAAACACAAGAGGAGGGGGTTgaattgtattgattttttcaacttttctaaGTGTTTAAAGTTCTTAGAGTCTGAATGAGTTCACAGCCTGAGTCAGGTTCAGAAACTGAGGAGTACTCTGAAACTGCTTGTAGTGAAGTAAGATAATAGAGAGAGGGAAAACAGACACAAACAATTATACTGGTTCCTCATACAATCCAAGACGAGTCTagtccccttgcacttccaagggatTTCATATAGTCAAacaagattacaaatgctcaaggaCAAAGccaagagacttccaatgctcaagcacaaaagaAAGAGGCTTTCAATGCTTAAACACAACTGAAAAAGACTTCTAAGAGTTTACAAATAAACAGATTTATTCTTAcatttgatatacaatcagagaTGTAAACAATACAAAACAGAACAAACTCTAatacttagaatttctaagatacaaacttcgataaaaaaattcttactgATATAGTACTTGATCTTGGGCTTATCCAACAATCACATATTGGTTAACTTGTAAAAACTGATTTTGCATAGCAATACTTTGCAGTTCAAAGTAGTGGTACAATGATTGGTGAAATTTAACTATCAAAGGCTCCTTGCTCTCGTTAGCATTTACAGGTGCTTAAGGAATCTTCTTAATTTTTTCAACTTCCTGCACCATGATATAAGCTACTGTTAAGAATCTATCATTatcatataattatttaaattccCCTCTTTTTGTCAATGGCAAGATGAAGCATTTTAGCCAAATTACACAGAACTTTCACTACAATAAGCACACAATTGTTTTTTCTGTTCAACACGATTTCATTCAAGTTGATTTGTTACAAATTtcgtttttatttgttatattttgaaaaaccaTATAACAATATgaagcaaaattttattcttatcactataaataaatcatgtaaaaaaacaaactataacAGTAAAATTCGATTATCAAATGTCCATTACCTTGTTgttgagagaagagaaagaagaagctgatgttCTACTCTGTTTTGAAACCGACCTGATGCTCTAATTGGTCAATTTTCTGTCAATCACGTGAAGCaaacaaaatagaagaaaacCTGAGATTTAGTCTGTGCTTTGATAAATTGGTTGACAAAAAGGAAGGGTAATGCAGTAATTTAAGTGGCCAGATGCACCATCTAGGGTTTTCCCTCCCAAGGGCCGGCAGTACAAAATTAAGGGTTTGCAAAGGGGATAATTAGGGCTAAAATGCAGCTCAATACtactttaataatattatgataCTAGACATTTCACCtctgctgccgcacgggtcatatacattgtataTGTAGTAGTACAAAGCAAAGTTTAATAGCTCAATtacaacatataattttaacgtCATCATTTTTCTTACTTCTTTAAACATGACGTTCAAAGTACTATTAATGCAAAGATTATTCTTTGAAGTAACTATTGATATTGCTACATAGAGTTGACCATGCGAGAAAATTGCCTTTGGAAGATATATGTCAACTTGTTTTAGTGACTGCCCTTGACTTTTGTTAATAATCATTGCAAAACATACACAAATTGGAAATTGTCTATGTTGAAATTTAAGTGGAATTCTTGTATTAGATTGTGTCAATGATAGTCAAGGTATATATACCTTATCCCCAATTTTGCAATGTGTTCTCACCTTTCCTTCAAGTACATATCCACCAATTATTGTGATTGTCAACCTAGCTTCGTTACACATGCCTGCAGTTGGGTCCACATTTCTACTCCctacatttttaattataagtaaattttaactttttggttcattcaattaatgatgcatatgatctataatgatgtatgtggtctatattacctaaaagtcaaaattcgtttataattaaaaaaggaggagtaattaacattataacAACTCCaactttcaatattattttatgatttagGAGACCGGAAGCATTGATGGTGTCCAAGAATTCGCCTATTGTTGGGCAGCATTGAGATTGATATATGAGTCTAAATACCTAGACGACCTTGCACATCTTACGTAATGGATTTGGTTGTACCTTGCTAAACACAAACCTAATTATGCatattatatactccctccgtttcaaaatacatgttcattttggagaaattgcactaaccaagaaaccaaataaattttgttatttttgatgaaaatatgtgtgtgttttctataatacccttaatcatttattatttcattttatttttttctctctctacaataaatatgcaagggtattattgacaagacaataattaatgttgcattgaaacttgaaagtgacaagtattttgaaacaaaattattctctaaaatggacaagtattatgaaacggagggagtactgaTTAGAACAACCTGCCTCATTATTACATTTACGCTTCCAAGGTATGGGATAGCTAACTTATGCTTTGACCACATTAACAATTAAAGAAACAACCTCTAccaataatagtaataatgaTCCTATGTAAATCTCATTAAAGCAGTTAAATATGAGCTACCTATAAGACATTTGGTATAGACACTAAGACACGATATTAATTACTCTCATATTTCAAAGGTGTAGTTGAGCCCCAACTTATCTTGAGCACCGTACACAAGAAGTGCTTTCAATAGTTACACCTAATATGTCCCATATCagttttgatgtaatttatcttttcttcttcttgaagctatgaaatttatcagttatatgaACTGCCTAATATTGGATTAATGTTGCAATTTTTTCTTCTGGGTATTTTAGATTATCTTTCTATACATAGGCCTAATTTAGCACGATCTAAGAAGGGAACTTAAACTTCAAGCATGCTGTCGACTTTGAGGATGTATGTCAAACATGTTGACTAAAATTGTAACCTGGCGGTTGGCATGACTATGTATTTGAGATTGACATGTTGCAAGATTAGCGTTTACTTGGATTCTTAGATGTCCTAGTAGGAACTTTTACCTGAAGATCTTAATCTTAAATACCATTTTAATCTACTAACTTAGTTTGAGGTGTTAGTAAGTTGATCATTAAGTTTAAAAAGTTTCAACTAGGAACATACTTAAATACCATGAAAGAAATgcatttcttgaattttttggaGGCAAGAGATATATGAGGATGTATGTGATAAAATTATGTGATCAAAGTATGTTCaagctttaaaaaaattcatcaaagagATTAACATAGCTTGGTGAACGTTGCAACAATGATCACAATAACTTTAATAGGATTAAGTAACATATTTGAAGTGGGCAATGAATATAAGTTGGTGCACCATTTAACGCAAAAAATGACAACACGGTTCACAACCATGTGATAGGAAACATATAGTGCACAACAAAGA
It encodes:
- the LOC11409831 gene encoding type-1 glutamine synthetase 1, which translates into the protein MRDALYKWVKEFDYESTPIERMDLIELSKAVKEVELVDELESDNVSFVRILWVNISGQHRCRAIPRKHFYDVVKKNGIGLAFVSIVMTSVLDRPAPGSGLGLVGDARVAPDLSTIRTIPWCKQDEMVLGDLNVKPGQAWEYCPREAFRRVTKILKDEFDLVVNAGFEIEFFLLKSTMREGKEEWIQFDSSPYGCSSAFDVASPILREVTYALHSMGIPVEQLHVETGKGQFELVLGHTICTKAADNLVYTREAVRAIARKHGLLATFIPKYTLDDVGSGCHVHLSLWQNGQNVFMSSDESSKYGISTLGKEFMAGILHHLPSILPFVAPLPISYDRLNPTTWGSYLLWGNENRNAPLRTCSPGIPGGLVSNFEFKPFDGTANPYLGLAATIAAGIDGLRRHLSLPEPIDIDPNLDNLQRLPKSLSESLEALHKTDFFDEFIGQKLLTIIEAIGKAEIDQYSKNKDAYKQLIHRY